A genomic stretch from Malus domestica chromosome 15, GDT2T_hap1 includes:
- the LOC139192275 gene encoding L-ascorbate oxidase homolog isoform X1, protein MEQKAGFLLHLVCGVLAVLLSSSVVKAEDPYKFYTWTVTYGTLSPLGVPQQVILINGQFPGPRLDVVTNDNIILNLINKLDQPFLLTRNGIKQRKNSWQDGVLGTNCPIPPNSNYTYKFQTKDQIGSFTYFPSTQFHKAAGGFGGINVYARPRIPVPYPTPDGDFTLLAGDWYKSSHKALQQSLDSGKSLPFPAGVLINGQTSNTFSGDQGKTYMFRISNVGLSASLNFRIEGHKLKLVECEGSHTIQNMYDSLDIHVGQSVSVLVTLNQAPKDYHIVASTRFTRLVLTATSVLHYTNSHTSVSGPVPAGPTGQIHWSMEQARTFRWNLTANAARPNPQGSFHYGKVTPTKTIVLANSAPLINGKQRYAFNRVSYVNPDTPVKLADYFNIPGVFSLNSIQTTPSDGSASLATPVMPVSHHDFIEIVFQNNENSVQSMHLDGYDFWVVGYGSGPWTPAKRTTYNLVDTLTRHTAQVYPNSWTTILASLDNQGMWNLRSAIWERQYLGQQFYLRVWNPVQNLANEYTIPSNALLCGKAVGRHT, encoded by the exons ATGGAGCAAAAAGCAGGCTTCTTGCTCCACTTGGTTTGTGGGGTTTTGGCAGTGCTTCTGAGTTCTTCTGTGGTGAAGGCAGAAGACCCATATAAGTTCTACACTTGGACTGTGACTTATGGGACTCTTTCTCCTCTTGGTGTTCCTCAACag GTAATTCTCATCAATGGCCAGTTTCCTGGCCCTAGACTTGACGTTGTCACCAATGACAACATCATCCTCAACCTAATTAACAAGCTGGACCAACCTTTCCTCTTAAC CAGGAATGGGATTAAACAGAGGAAAAACTCATGGCAAGATGGGGTTTTGGGAACCAATTGTCCCATCCCGCCGAACTCAAACTACACCTACAAGTTTCAGACCAAGGATCAGATAGGTTCCTTCACATATTTCCCATCAACTCAATTTCACAAAGCTGCTGGAGGGTTTGGAGGGATCAATGTCTACGCAAGACCTCGAATCCCAGTCCCTTATCCAACCCCTGATGGAGATTTCACTTTGCTTGCTGGCGACTGGTACAAGAGCAGCCACAAG GCCTTACAGCAATCTTTGGACTCCGGAAAATCTCTTCCTTTTCCTGCCGGTGTTCTTATAAATGGCCAAACTAGTAACACCTTCAGTGGTGACCAAG GAAAAACATATATGTTCAGGATCTCAAATGTCGGCTTGTCAGCCTCATTGAACTTCCGGATTGAAGGTCACAAACTGAAGTTAGTTGAATGCGAAGGATCTCACACAATTCAGAACATGTATGACTCCCTTGACATACATGTTGGCCAATCAGTCTCTGTCCTAGTAACCTTAAATCAGGCTCCAAAGGACTACCACATTGTCGCATCCACACGATTCACTAGGCTTGTTCTTACGGCTACTTCAGTGCTACACTACACAAACTCGCACACCTCCGTTTCTGGACCTGTGCCGGCCGGTCCTACTGGCCAAATTCACTGGTCTATGGAGCAAGCCAGAACTTTCAG GTGGAATCTGACAGCAAATGCAGCCAGGCCTAATCCTCAGGGCTCATTCCATTACGGCAAGGTCACACCGACAAAGACAATTGTGTTAGCCAATTCAGCGCCATTGATAAATGGAAAGCAGCGTTACGCATTCAACAGGGTCTCTTATGTTAACCCCGATACCCCTGTAAAGCTTGCTGATTACTTCAACATCCCTGGAGTCTTCAGCTTAAATTCCATCCAAACCACTCCCTCAGATGGCTCTGCATCCTTAGCTACCCCTGTTATGCCAGTCTCACACCACGACTTCATTGAAATTGTTttccaaaacaatgaaaacaGTGTCCAATCCATGCATTTAGATGGTTATGATTTCTGGGTTGTTGG TTATGGTTCCGGACCATGGACTCCAGCCAAGAGAACAACCTACAATCTCGTCGATACTCTTACTAGACATACTGCTCAG GTGTATCCAAACTCTTGGACAACTATTTTGGCGTCACTGGACAACCAAGGTATGTGGAACTTGAGGTCTGCTATATGGGAAAGGCAGTATCTTGGGCAACAGTTCTATCTCAGGGTTTGGAATCCAGTCCAAAACCTTGCTAACGAATACACCATTCCTTCAAATGCTCTGCTGTGTGGAAAAGCTGTAGGACGACACACATAA
- the LOC139192275 gene encoding L-ascorbate oxidase homolog isoform X2 — MEQKAGFLLHLVCGVLAVLLSSSVVKAEDPYKFYTWTVTYGTLSPLGVPQQVILINGQFPGPRLDVVTNDNIILNLINKLDQPFLLTWNGIKQRKNSWQDGVLGTNCPIPPNSNYTYKFQTKDQIGSFTYFPSTQFHKAAGGFGGINVYARPRIPVPYPTPDGDFTLLAGDWYKSSHKALQQSLDSGKSLPFPAGVLINGQTSNTFSGDQGKTYMFRISNVGLSASLNFRIEGHKLKLVECEGSHTIQNMYDSLDIHVGQSVSVLVTLNQAPKDYHIVASTRFTRLVLTATSVLHYTNSHTSVSGPVPAGPTGQIHWSMEQARTFRWNLTANAARPNPQGSFHYGKVTPTKTIVLANSAPLINGKQRYAFNRVSYVNPDTPVKLADYFNIPGVFSLNSIQTTPSDGSASLATPVMPVSHHDFIEIVFQNNENSVQSMHLDGYDFWVVGYGSGPWTPAKRTTYNLVDTLTRHTAQVYPNSWTTILASLDNQGMWNLRSAIWERQYLGQQFYLRVWNPVQNLANEYTIPSNALLCGKAVGRHT, encoded by the exons ATGGAGCAAAAAGCAGGCTTCTTGCTCCACTTGGTTTGTGGGGTTTTGGCAGTGCTTCTGAGTTCTTCTGTGGTGAAGGCAGAAGACCCATATAAGTTCTACACTTGGACTGTGACTTATGGGACTCTTTCTCCTCTTGGTGTTCCTCAACag GTAATTCTCATCAATGGCCAGTTTCCTGGCCCTAGACTTGACGTTGTCACCAATGACAACATCATCCTCAACCTAATTAACAAGCTGGACCAACCTTTCCTCTTAACCTG GAATGGGATTAAACAGAGGAAAAACTCATGGCAAGATGGGGTTTTGGGAACCAATTGTCCCATCCCGCCGAACTCAAACTACACCTACAAGTTTCAGACCAAGGATCAGATAGGTTCCTTCACATATTTCCCATCAACTCAATTTCACAAAGCTGCTGGAGGGTTTGGAGGGATCAATGTCTACGCAAGACCTCGAATCCCAGTCCCTTATCCAACCCCTGATGGAGATTTCACTTTGCTTGCTGGCGACTGGTACAAGAGCAGCCACAAG GCCTTACAGCAATCTTTGGACTCCGGAAAATCTCTTCCTTTTCCTGCCGGTGTTCTTATAAATGGCCAAACTAGTAACACCTTCAGTGGTGACCAAG GAAAAACATATATGTTCAGGATCTCAAATGTCGGCTTGTCAGCCTCATTGAACTTCCGGATTGAAGGTCACAAACTGAAGTTAGTTGAATGCGAAGGATCTCACACAATTCAGAACATGTATGACTCCCTTGACATACATGTTGGCCAATCAGTCTCTGTCCTAGTAACCTTAAATCAGGCTCCAAAGGACTACCACATTGTCGCATCCACACGATTCACTAGGCTTGTTCTTACGGCTACTTCAGTGCTACACTACACAAACTCGCACACCTCCGTTTCTGGACCTGTGCCGGCCGGTCCTACTGGCCAAATTCACTGGTCTATGGAGCAAGCCAGAACTTTCAG GTGGAATCTGACAGCAAATGCAGCCAGGCCTAATCCTCAGGGCTCATTCCATTACGGCAAGGTCACACCGACAAAGACAATTGTGTTAGCCAATTCAGCGCCATTGATAAATGGAAAGCAGCGTTACGCATTCAACAGGGTCTCTTATGTTAACCCCGATACCCCTGTAAAGCTTGCTGATTACTTCAACATCCCTGGAGTCTTCAGCTTAAATTCCATCCAAACCACTCCCTCAGATGGCTCTGCATCCTTAGCTACCCCTGTTATGCCAGTCTCACACCACGACTTCATTGAAATTGTTttccaaaacaatgaaaacaGTGTCCAATCCATGCATTTAGATGGTTATGATTTCTGGGTTGTTGG TTATGGTTCCGGACCATGGACTCCAGCCAAGAGAACAACCTACAATCTCGTCGATACTCTTACTAGACATACTGCTCAG GTGTATCCAAACTCTTGGACAACTATTTTGGCGTCACTGGACAACCAAGGTATGTGGAACTTGAGGTCTGCTATATGGGAAAGGCAGTATCTTGGGCAACAGTTCTATCTCAGGGTTTGGAATCCAGTCCAAAACCTTGCTAACGAATACACCATTCCTTCAAATGCTCTGCTGTGTGGAAAAGCTGTAGGACGACACACATAA